The proteins below come from a single Cyanobacterium stanieri LEGE 03274 genomic window:
- a CDS encoding type II secretion system F family protein: MATFIAQVKDKSGNILQEKVTAESADEARRILRKRFAAIGKIKKAGMDFDLASIEAALSKVSIKDKAIFSRQFAVLVNAGVAIVRALSVLAEQSSNPKFKKALSAINEDVQQGTNLSEALAKHPDCFDQLYVSMVEAGEIGGVLDEVMNRLAKLLEDVARLQNQVKSAMAYPVTVGLFAVIAFLGMTIFLIPVFSGIFDQLGAELPALTQFMVNLSGFLRSPAAVIPVLVIIGAVFGFKQYYKTPAGRLQIDTIALKLPIFGDLNQKSAVARFCRVFGTLTRSGVPILQCLEIVEETIGNRVIGNAIGAAKNSVLEGGMLSTAIESKNVFPAMAVQMMSIGEETGELDAMMMKVADFYEDEVEQAIKALTSVIEPLMMVGIAGMVGTILLSMYLPMFSIFDQIA, from the coding sequence ATGGCTACTTTTATCGCTCAAGTAAAAGACAAATCAGGAAATATATTACAAGAAAAAGTTACCGCCGAATCCGCCGATGAAGCAAGAAGAATTTTAAGAAAAAGATTTGCCGCCATTGGCAAAATAAAAAAAGCAGGAATGGACTTTGACTTAGCCAGTATAGAAGCGGCGCTGAGTAAAGTTAGTATCAAAGACAAAGCTATTTTTTCTCGTCAGTTTGCCGTATTGGTTAACGCAGGGGTGGCCATTGTTAGGGCCTTATCCGTATTAGCCGAGCAATCTTCTAACCCCAAATTTAAAAAAGCCCTCAGTGCCATTAACGAAGATGTACAACAGGGTACAAATCTATCAGAAGCCCTAGCAAAACATCCCGATTGTTTCGATCAACTCTACGTTTCCATGGTAGAAGCAGGGGAAATTGGGGGGGTTTTAGATGAGGTAATGAATCGACTAGCAAAGTTACTAGAAGATGTGGCAAGACTTCAAAACCAAGTTAAATCGGCCATGGCTTACCCTGTTACTGTGGGTTTATTCGCTGTCATTGCCTTTTTAGGAATGACCATTTTTCTGATTCCCGTATTTTCAGGCATTTTTGACCAATTAGGAGCCGAATTACCTGCTCTAACTCAATTTATGGTTAATCTGAGTGGCTTTTTACGTAGCCCTGCCGCCGTTATTCCTGTGTTGGTGATTATCGGTGCTGTATTTGGTTTTAAACAATATTACAAAACCCCAGCGGGAAGACTACAAATTGATACCATTGCCCTTAAACTGCCCATTTTTGGCGATTTAAACCAAAAGAGTGCGGTAGCTCGTTTTTGTCGAGTTTTTGGGACTCTTACCCGCTCTGGAGTACCGATTTTACAATGTTTGGAAATTGTGGAAGAAACCATCGGTAATAGGGTAATTGGTAACGCCATCGGGGCGGCTAAAAATTCTGTGTTGGAAGGGGGTATGTTAAGTACGGCCATTGAGTCTAAAAATGTTTTCCCTGCCATGGCGGTACAAATGATGAGCATTGGGGAAGAAACGGGGGAATTAGATGCCATGATGATGAAGGTGGCTGATTTCTACGAAGATGAGGTGGAACAAGCCATTAAAGCCCTCACCAGTGTAATTGAG